The proteins below come from a single Oxyura jamaicensis isolate SHBP4307 breed ruddy duck chromosome 1, BPBGC_Ojam_1.0, whole genome shotgun sequence genomic window:
- the LOC118172799 gene encoding uncharacterized protein LOC118172799: protein MASQEEHPSALSDSQVFVLTCIYLPALLLSLVGSASVLAVTSRRRRCCHIQLRPLFLLALADFLAAAVLLSTATIQLLPAPLFIPAYAACPYGLMLATTFYGVSFLMVVVYAYEAYRAIHGWRAWHVAALQERTGCLEGAWQGLPYILAWLLPALTLLGQLIARGTSLTDIAPKPIQPAVPSNRSNETHSLYCSSCLLLIRRSQDICYQVSAAGPVPSPPARWAGRMVGKAAGSWCGGKCWRRDGDGAVPTQAEAEAQLPAPAPPLCRGLAARGAGPRPHWFPVASQYVGRKDVGLEGKIIFFLYLLLVLSCCTLLYRRVKLWCRRNAAAPLLALEKDGFAGRSIRSVSRVSHYFQLVFLLCWAPAFLLTILSFTSVKPASVFVLYVATALTTSLQGFLHSLAYGWLRRNFRREAVGQRPSLQHHRGLQGFYDESLGALP, encoded by the exons ATGGCCAGCCAAGAGGAGCATCCATCAGCGCTCTCAGACAGCCAG GTCTTTGTGCTGACGTGCATCTACCTGCCGGCCCTGCTGCTCAG CCTCGTGGGCAGTGCGTCAGTCCTCGCTGTCACCTCCCGGCGGAGGCGGTGCTGCCACATCCAG CTTCGTCCCCTGTTCCTGCTGGCCCTGGCAGATTTCCTGGCTGCCGccgtgctgctgagcacagccaccatccagctgctgccagccccgctcTTCATCCCGGCGTACGCTGCCTGCCCCTACGGACTGATGCTGGCCACG ACCTTCTATGGAGTCTCATTCCTGATGGTTGTGGTCTATGCGTACGAAGCCTACCGCGCCATCCACGGCTGGAGAGCGTGGCACGTGGCAGCTCTGCAG GAGAGGACTGGGTGCCTGGAGGGCGCGTGGCAGGGTCTGCCCTACATCCTGGCCTG GCTGCTGCCGGCGCTGACGCTGCTGGGACAGCTGATTGCCCGCGGCACCTCCCTGACCGACATCGCCCCCAAACCCATCCAGCCCGCCGTGCCGTCCAACCGCTCCAACGAGACCCACAGCCTGTACtgctccag ctgcctgctcctcaTTCGCCGTTCCCAGGATATCTGCTACCAGGTGAGTGCTGCTGGACCCGTCCCTTCCCCACCTGCAAGGTGGGCTGGAAGGATGGTCGGGAAGGCAGCGGGCTCGTGGTGTGGGGGAAAATGctggaggagggatggggacggAGCTGTCCCCACCcaagcagaggcagaggcacAGCTCCCGGCTCCAGCACCGCCCCTGTGCCGGGGGCTTGCAGCGCGCGGGGCTGGCCCACGGCCCCACTGGTTTCCCGTTGCCTCTCAGTACGTAGGTAGGAAGGACGTgggcctggaggggaaaatCATCTTCTTCCTGtacctgctgctggtgctcagctgctgcacG CTCCTGTACCGCAGGGTGAAGCTCTGGTGCCGCAGGAACGCCGCCGCTCCCTTGCTGGCCCTGGAGAAGGACGGCTTCGCAGGCAGGAGCATCCGCAGCGTCAGCAGAGTCTCGCACTACTTCCAGCtggttttcctgctctgctgggcGCCAG CCTTCCTCCTCACCATCCTCTCCTTCACCAGCGTCAAACCTGCCTCGGTCTTTGTCCTCTATGTTGCTACC GCCCTGACCACGTCCCTGCAGGGCTTCCTGCACAGCCTGGCCTACGGGTGGCTGAGACGAAATTTCCGCCGGGAGGCGGTGGGCCAGCggccctccctgcagcaccacagGGGCCTCCAGGGCTTCTACGATGAGTCCCTGGGGGCCCTCCCCTAG
- the DENND6B gene encoding protein DENND6B, with amino-acid sequence MDALSRAQPRPRRPAAAAASPLPWARFSAWLECVCVVTFDLELGQAMELVYPYDFRLTEKEKTSICYLSFPDSYSGGLGDTQFSFRLRQSGGQRTAHYEDDGEYNREAPLTLQRESAHYFGYVYFRQVKDSSMKRGYFQKSLVLVSRLPYVNLFQSLLQLIAPEYFDKLEPCLEAVCNEIDQWPPPVPGQTLNLPVMGVVIQVRIPSRVDKPGSSPVKQFNQENLLPAPMVLPSIHELDLFRCFQPVLIHIQMLWELMLLGEPIVVMAPSPTISSEMVMALTSCLAPLRYCCDYRPYFTIHDSEFKEYTTRTQAPPNIVVGVTNPFFIKTLQHWPHILRVGELRMSGDLPKQVKVKKLTKLKTLDTKPGIYTSYKTFLHKDKTLIKRLLKGIQRKRPSEVQSALLRRHLLELTQSFIIPLEHYIASLMPLQRAITPWKNPPQIRPFRQDDFMKTLEHAGPQLTCVLKGDWLGLYRRFFKSPNFDGWYRQRHKEMTQKLEALHLEAICEANIVAWMKDKSEVEIVDLVLKLREKLVRARCQHLPVKEETLQRVGLYIETIIDSLPEDLQTVLHHH; translated from the exons ATGGACGCCCTGAGCCgggcccagccccggccccgccgccccgccgccgccgccgcctcgccgcTGCCCTGGGCCCGCTTCTCCGCCTGGCTCGAGTGTGTGTGCGTCGTCACCTTCGacctggagctggggcaggccATGGAG TTGGTGTATCCTTACGACTTCCGACTGACAGAGAAAGAG AAGACCAGCATCTGCTACTTGTCCTTCCCGGACTCCTACTCAG GTGGCCTGGGGGACACGCAGTTTAGCTTCCGTCTCCGCCAGTCGGGGGGACAGAGGACGGCTCATTATGAGGATGATGGCGAGTACAACAGAGAGGCACCCCTCACCCTGCAG CGGGAGTCGGCGCACTACTTTGGTTACGTATACTTCAGGCAAGTCAAGGACAGCTCCATGAAGAGAGGTTATTTTCAGAAG TCTCTGGTGCTGGTGTCACGCCTTCCGTATGTGAACTTGTTCCAGTCATTGCTGCAGTTGATTGCTCCAGAATACTTTGACAAGCTGGAGCCATGCCTGGAGGCAG TGTGCAATGAGATTGATCAGTGGCCGCCTCCTGTGCCAGGACAGACTCTGAACCTTCCAGTGATGGGAGTTGTCATTCAG GTGAGGATCCCATCCCGGGTGGATAAGCCAGGATCAAGTCCAGTGAAGCAGTTCAATCAAGAG AATCTCTTGCCAGCCCCAATGGTTTTGCCAAGTATTCATGAACTGGATCTCTTCAG GTGTTTCCAGCCAGTGTTAATTCATATCCAGATGTTATGGGAACTGATGTTACTGGGAGAGCCAATTGTTGTAATGGCACCATCCCCTacaatttcttcagaaatggtTATGGCTCTTACCAG CTGTCTTGCCCCTCTGAGGTACTGCTGTGACTACCGTCCCTATTTTACTATCCACGACAGTGAATTTAAAGAGTACACCACCAGGACTCAAGCTCC GCCAAACATCGTTGTGGGAGTCACAAACCCTTTCTTTATCAAAACACTCCAGCACTGGCCGCACATCCTTCGGGTCGGGGAGCTCAGAATGTCAG GAGACCTGCCCAAGCAAGTTAAGGTGAAGAAACTAACTAAACTAAAAACTCTAGACACAAAACCAG GAATCTACACTTCTTATAAAACATTTCTCCACAAAGATAAAACTCTGATAAAAAGATTGCTAAAG GGGATTCAGCGAAAACGCCCGTCTGAAGTCCAAAGTGCCCTTCTGAGGCGTCACCTCCTGGAGCTCACCCAGAGCTTCATTATTCCCCTG gaGCACTATATTGCAAGCCTGATGCCTCTGCAGAGAGCCATTACTCCATGGAAA AATCCTCCACAGATTCGCCCTTTCCGACAAGATGATTTCATGAAGACCCTTGAGCATGCTGGTCCCCAACTTACCTGTGTACTTAAGGGTGACTGGTTAGGCCTCTACAG GCGTTTCTTCAAGTCTCCCAACTTTGATGGCTGGTACCGTCAGAGGCATAAGGAAATGACCCAGAAGCTGGAAGCCCTTCACTTGGAGGCAATCTGTGAAGCG aACATTGTGGCCTGGATGAAGGACAAATCCGAGGTGGAGATCGTAGACCTGGTGCTAAAACTTCGGGAGAAGCTG GTAAGAGCCAGGTGCCAGCACCTTCCTGTGAAGGAGGAGACTCTGCAGCGGGTGGGCCTTTATATTGAGACCATCATTGACTCCTTGCCAGAGGATCTGCAGACAGTGCTGCACCACCACTGA